Proteins from a single region of Deltaproteobacteria bacterium:
- a CDS encoding RNA 2'-phosphotransferase: MSFNKYEFVKLSKAVSHALRHEPWLYELELDEQGWVLIKDLLTALRSHQLEWNNLNQDDIAQMIVTSSKKRHEINGNHIRALYGHSVPGKLLKKKAEPPEQLYHGTSSSILNRIMESGLLPMGRQFVHLSVNIDIAEQVGRRKDEQPAILLIAAKEAYAKGINFYVGNDTVWLADNIPAEFISRSRMGAGLVK, translated from the coding sequence TTGAGTTTTAATAAATATGAATTTGTAAAATTAAGTAAGGCAGTATCACATGCACTTAGACATGAACCATGGCTCTATGAGTTAGAGCTTGATGAGCAGGGATGGGTTTTAATTAAAGATCTACTAACAGCACTTCGAAGCCATCAACTTGAATGGAATAATCTCAATCAAGATGATATTGCTCAAATGATTGTCACATCCAGTAAAAAGCGGCATGAGATAAATGGAAATCACATTCGAGCTTTATATGGTCATTCAGTTCCTGGAAAATTACTGAAAAAGAAGGCTGAACCTCCTGAGCAACTTTATCATGGGACATCATCTTCTATTTTAAACAGAATTATGGAATCAGGGCTCCTTCCGATGGGCCGCCAATTTGTTCATTTATCTGTAAACATCGATATCGCTGAGCAGGTAGGGCGAAGAAAAGATGAACAGCCTGCTATCTTGCTAATAGCCGCAAAAGAAGCCTATGCTAAAGGTATAAACTTTTACGTGGGAAATGATACTGTTTGGTTGGCAGATAATATACCAGCTGAATTTATTAGCCGAAGCCGAATGGGGGCAGGCCTAGTAAAGTAG
- a CDS encoding IS110 family transposase: protein MNTQESIRLKKYCQLRKEIRGSDRHLIIGIDIGKDKHHAFMGTATGKSLLRKVIFENNIEGYEKLLMHANAIKTQNGLAEIVFGIEPTGNYHKPLGKHLIECGFNLVLVSGVAVKRNRELLDGRWDKHDTKDAANISDLISQGKCLFYESPSLEIEKVRNLLSLRRRLKREEHSLKMRIRNNILAMYFPELDKFFSQSESENLAIIRWCLDTGKLAGLEFNQFYQMVTTRDRGAAQRVRLKKIQELAIESVGCSVNSATEFEAMVLVDKLRQIREVVKETEGLIEAECHSLSAYHSLLTIPGFGPFVSASVLATIGNPFRFSNRKQVVKLAGLDLGANRSGKTSQYAIPVISKKGSGELRYALYQAAHIASIRNKGFIQYYTALMDGRDREKGIKTKLRVKLAAKLLVIAWTLMKTGECFDPDCLTKN, encoded by the coding sequence ATGAATACTCAAGAAAGTATCAGGCTTAAAAAATATTGTCAATTGAGAAAAGAGATCCGTGGTTCTGATAGACATTTGATCATTGGTATTGATATCGGAAAAGATAAGCATCATGCTTTTATGGGGACAGCTACCGGCAAGTCTCTTTTAAGAAAAGTGATCTTTGAAAATAATATTGAAGGCTATGAGAAGCTGCTGATGCATGCCAATGCAATAAAGACACAAAATGGTCTTGCCGAGATTGTTTTTGGAATAGAACCAACGGGGAATTACCATAAACCTCTAGGTAAACATCTAATTGAATGTGGTTTTAATCTGGTCCTTGTTTCCGGTGTTGCCGTCAAAAGGAATCGGGAACTTTTAGATGGCCGATGGGATAAGCATGACACAAAAGATGCCGCTAATATCTCTGACTTAATTTCACAAGGCAAATGCCTTTTTTATGAGTCACCCTCATTAGAGATAGAAAAAGTTCGTAATTTGTTATCACTTCGCAGGCGGTTGAAGCGGGAAGAGCATAGTCTGAAAATGCGGATACGAAACAACATCCTGGCAATGTACTTCCCGGAACTTGATAAGTTTTTTAGTCAAAGTGAATCGGAAAACCTGGCCATCATTCGATGGTGCTTGGATACCGGTAAACTTGCCGGTCTGGAATTTAATCAGTTTTATCAAATGGTAACAACAAGAGACCGGGGTGCGGCTCAACGGGTCCGTTTAAAGAAGATTCAAGAACTGGCAATAGAGTCAGTCGGTTGTTCCGTTAATTCTGCAACGGAATTTGAAGCCATGGTACTGGTAGATAAACTGAGGCAAATACGTGAAGTGGTCAAAGAAACGGAAGGATTAATTGAAGCGGAATGTCATTCTCTATCTGCCTATCACTCTTTGTTGACAATACCCGGCTTTGGGCCCTTTGTTTCGGCAAGTGTCCTGGCAACAATAGGGAACCCTTTCAGGTTCAGCAATAGGAAACAGGTGGTAAAACTGGCAGGCTTAGACCTTGGCGCCAATCGTAGTGGTAAAACAAGTCAATATGCCATACCGGTAATATCAAAAAAAGGGAGTGGAGAGCTGCGTTATGCCCTTTATCAGGCAGCTCATATTGCCTCAATACGAAATAAAGGCTTTATACAATACTATACAGCTCTAATGGATGGGCGAGACCGTGAAAAAGGGATAAAAACAAAGTTGAGGGTAAAGCTTGCTGCCAAACTTCTGGTGATCGCATGGACGTTAATGAAGACGGGGGAATGTTTTGATCCAGATTGTTTGACAAAAAATTAG